In one Thermodesulfobium acidiphilum genomic region, the following are encoded:
- a CDS encoding DUF134 domain-containing protein, producing MPRPKLKRFIQMEPKYSVYAPKGAGKIKDEVLMDLDEVETLRLVFGEGLDQDKAARKLGVSRQTVGRTVDIAGKKLADFLVNGKLLKIRTDGNYEFVNKDSIKESDK from the coding sequence GTGCCTAGGCCAAAGTTGAAAAGGTTTATTCAAATGGAGCCAAAGTACAGTGTATATGCTCCAAAAGGTGCAGGAAAGATCAAAGACGAGGTCTTAATGGATCTCGATGAAGTAGAGACCTTAAGACTCGTTTTTGGTGAAGGTTTAGATCAGGATAAGGCTGCAAGGAAGCTTGGGGTGTCCAGACAGACAGTGGGTAGGACTGTAGATATTGCAGGGAAAAAATTAGCTGATTTTCTAGTGAACGGCAAGCTTTTGAAAATTAGAACCGATGGCAACTACGAATTTGTCAACAAAGATTCTATTAAAGAAAGTGATAAATAA
- a CDS encoding Spy/CpxP family protein refolding chaperone codes for MKKFFVGFMVLALLASVWFMGNSFAFSSGAFGPGSGYDYAFNQFHNRQSLNYKQRENFQLERMKEKLNLTDEQVNQIKSLLDEKYAKLKVLRTKLWNLHNDYRNLVVNKADTSQLESKIKEINSTRVEIMNLNTDYRIKILEVLTPEQRILMSMK; via the coding sequence GTGAAAAAGTTTTTTGTAGGATTTATGGTTTTAGCTTTACTTGCTTCTGTATGGTTTATGGGGAATTCCTTTGCCTTTTCTTCAGGAGCTTTTGGACCAGGTTCTGGTTATGATTATGCGTTTAATCAATTCCATAACAGACAGAGTTTGAATTACAAACAAAGAGAAAACTTTCAATTAGAAAGAATGAAAGAAAAACTTAATCTTACAGACGAACAAGTTAACCAGATCAAATCGCTTTTGGATGAAAAATATGCAAAGCTTAAAGTCCTGAGAACAAAACTTTGGAACCTACACAACGATTACAGAAATCTTGTTGTTAACAAGGCTGATACATCTCAACTTGAATCAAAAATTAAAGAAATAAATAGCACAAGAGTAGAAATTATGAATCTAAACACCGATTATAGAATTAAGATCTTAGAAGTTTTGACTCCTGAACAAAGAATTTTAATGTCTATGAAATAG
- a CDS encoding NAD(P)/FAD-dependent oxidoreductase yields the protein MEFEKNGAILQRDKKTYAVVARIPCGILSLETMETISSVVKKYSIPVIKISSGQRIVLVGIKPDKIDSVWSDLKTGIGRALEPCLHYVQACPGTSVCRFGQRNSLEMGMKLENILYGLPTAAKLKIGVSGCPFNCGEAFTRDIGLIGTVKGWKLVFGGNSGRVPRIGNVIKEELSDEEAISLIKKAIKVYTEKANPKDRTARFIEKFGLENFKNEIFSS from the coding sequence ATGGAATTTGAAAAAAACGGCGCAATTTTACAAAGAGACAAAAAAACGTACGCTGTTGTTGCAAGAATTCCCTGTGGAATTCTTTCTCTCGAAACAATGGAAACCATTTCTTCGGTGGTAAAAAAATACTCTATACCCGTAATTAAAATATCATCAGGGCAAAGAATTGTCTTAGTAGGTATCAAACCTGATAAAATAGACTCAGTTTGGTCAGATTTAAAAACCGGGATAGGAAGGGCACTCGAACCATGCTTACACTACGTTCAAGCGTGTCCCGGAACTAGCGTTTGTAGGTTCGGGCAAAGAAATTCTCTTGAAATGGGGATGAAATTGGAAAATATCTTATATGGTTTGCCAACAGCAGCAAAATTAAAAATTGGTGTATCAGGATGTCCATTTAATTGTGGTGAGGCCTTTACAAGAGATATTGGCTTGATTGGCACTGTTAAGGGTTGGAAATTAGTTTTTGGTGGAAACTCTGGTAGAGTACCAAGAATCGGGAATGTAATAAAAGAGGAACTATCTGACGAAGAAGCTATAAGTTTAATAAAAAAAGCTATAAAGGTTTACACAGAAAAGGCCAATCCAAAAGACAGAACTGCAAGATTTATTGAAAAATTCGGCTTAGAAAACTTTAAAAATGAAATATTTAGTTCTTAA
- a CDS encoding EAL and HDOD domain-containing protein, giving the protein MSSFIARQPILNADKKTFGYEVLYRDSNKNEFPEENPEEASLKVLVDLFTNYGITYIGKGLPIFINTPLYTLKKSLPPFPKESIFFEINQTEINNNFDLSFIKELHYSSFNLSYQGSDLPHQSILRFFNAIKIDFSIAPKEKRSLLPKYIPQNKVLIAHKIENNLLYEEALEEGYKLFQGFYFSKPETLTKKNFTASQIEILNIIKMLLSENLKWDRIEKEIKKNAYLTIKILKLVNSSFFGFRCEVKSVLQAIVLLGRKQMIKWLIMILLTEKTTAPLELLKITLTRARLMQLLAQETSKKFKEDEYYLIGLLSLFDVITGFSKENLLIHLPLSETISNAIKGVDNPQTRSYLQALKLVELYEKGDWEKVISMCYELRIRHERMGNLYMEAISWADETLESIA; this is encoded by the coding sequence GTGAGTTCTTTTATTGCCAGACAACCAATATTAAATGCTGATAAAAAAACATTCGGATATGAAGTTTTATACAGAGATTCAAATAAAAACGAATTCCCAGAAGAAAATCCAGAAGAAGCATCGCTAAAGGTTTTGGTGGATCTTTTTACCAACTACGGCATTACTTACATAGGGAAAGGCTTGCCTATATTTATAAATACACCACTTTATACCTTAAAAAAATCTCTTCCACCCTTTCCAAAAGAATCCATATTTTTTGAAATAAATCAAACAGAAATAAACAATAACTTTGATCTGTCATTTATAAAAGAACTCCATTATTCTAGTTTCAATTTATCATACCAGGGTTCAGATTTGCCTCACCAATCAATTTTACGCTTTTTCAATGCAATAAAAATCGACTTCTCTATTGCCCCAAAAGAAAAAAGATCTCTTTTACCAAAATATATACCTCAAAACAAAGTATTAATTGCCCACAAGATAGAAAACAATCTCTTATATGAGGAAGCTTTAGAAGAAGGATACAAACTTTTTCAAGGTTTTTATTTTTCAAAACCAGAGACTCTAACGAAAAAAAACTTTACTGCATCACAAATTGAAATCTTAAACATCATAAAAATGCTCTTATCTGAAAATTTAAAATGGGATAGGATTGAAAAAGAGATAAAGAAAAACGCATATTTGACAATCAAAATTCTAAAACTCGTTAATTCTTCATTTTTCGGCTTTAGATGTGAAGTAAAATCAGTTTTACAAGCAATAGTTCTTCTAGGAAGAAAGCAAATGATAAAATGGCTTATTATGATACTTCTTACCGAGAAAACCACAGCTCCCTTAGAACTTCTAAAAATTACTCTCACGAGGGCAAGATTAATGCAACTTTTAGCACAGGAGACTTCAAAAAAGTTCAAAGAGGATGAGTATTATCTTATTGGTTTACTCTCTCTTTTTGACGTAATAACTGGTTTTTCAAAAGAAAATCTTTTGATTCATCTTCCGCTGAGCGAGACAATCTCAAACGCTATAAAGGGCGTAGATAACCCACAAACAAGGAGCTATCTACAAGCTTTAAAGCTTGTAGAGCTCTATGAAAAAGGAGACTGGGAAAAAGTTATATCAATGTGTTATGAACTTAGAATCAGACATGAAAGGATGGGAAACCTTTATATGGAAGCAATCAGTTGGGCAGATGAAACCCTTGAATCGATAGCCTAG
- a CDS encoding adenosine-specific kinase, with translation MKLELKKINFPGDANIILGQAHFIKTIEDIYEIIVSSNPAAKFGIAFSEASGDCLIRTEGNDEELINIAVQNLISLSCGHSFIIVLKDAFPINVLNSLKNCQEVVSIFCATANNVKVVVSYDDEGNGGILGVIDGLKPKGVENLEDKSKRKAFLRKIGYKLG, from the coding sequence ATGAAACTAGAGTTAAAAAAGATAAATTTTCCAGGCGATGCTAACATAATATTAGGGCAAGCTCATTTTATCAAAACAATTGAAGATATTTATGAAATTATAGTATCTTCTAATCCTGCTGCCAAATTTGGTATTGCTTTTTCAGAGGCTTCTGGCGATTGCTTGATTCGAACAGAAGGTAATGATGAGGAACTCATAAATATTGCTGTACAAAATTTGATATCTCTCTCTTGTGGACACAGCTTTATTATTGTTTTGAAAGATGCATTTCCTATAAACGTACTTAATTCCTTAAAAAATTGTCAAGAAGTTGTATCAATCTTTTGTGCTACTGCTAACAATGTTAAGGTTGTGGTTTCTTATGATGATGAAGGGAATGGAGGAATATTGGGTGTTATTGACGGGCTTAAACCTAAAGGTGTTGAAAATTTAGAAGATAAGAGCAAGAGAAAAGCCTTTTTAAGAAAAATAGGTTACAAGCTTGGCTAG
- a CDS encoding DEAD/DEAH box helicase: MSKSAYFGEIKLSEDTILALKEMGFEEPSEIQKQTIPIVMQGFDVIGQAQTGTGKTAAFGIPIAEKTTKDRIPQSLVLTPTRELAIQVAEEVSKISKYKGLRVVPIYGGQSIERQIKALKNGAQVIIGTPGRLIDHIKRGTLFLSQISMLVLDEADEMLDMGFIEDIETILKSIKNENKQTLLFSATMPDPIMALTKKYMKNPKVVSISKEQLTVPLTDQFYCEAKDKLEALCRILETEDMDKTIIFCRTKKGVDELVASLNTRGYSAEGLHGDLTQAQRDKVMRSFREKKLEVLVATDVAARGLDISDVSHVINFDIPQDPESYVHRIGRTGRAGKSGIAITFITPREFRQLRLIEKVIRTTIKRKEVPSISDLLEKQKDELKSLISKIIKQEKISHYVSIVEEMTEEFEPERIAAAAIRLYQEGEPEEKLEVDKERFKKTGAKEGMTRLFINIGKEKNISKEDIVNYICEEGDMKKKDIKNIRILDKFTFLEVPEEVSERIIAVLHKSVIKGHKIHAEPARPIRKNENF; the protein is encoded by the coding sequence TTGTCAAAGAGTGCTTATTTTGGAGAAATTAAATTAAGCGAAGACACAATTTTAGCTTTAAAGGAGATGGGTTTTGAAGAACCATCCGAGATCCAAAAACAAACAATACCAATTGTAATGCAGGGATTTGATGTAATAGGCCAGGCTCAAACTGGAACTGGTAAAACTGCAGCATTTGGAATTCCAATAGCTGAAAAAACAACAAAGGATAGAATTCCTCAATCACTGGTATTAACTCCTACAAGGGAACTTGCAATACAGGTTGCCGAAGAAGTATCTAAAATCTCAAAATATAAAGGACTTAGAGTAGTTCCCATTTACGGTGGACAATCTATTGAAAGACAGATAAAAGCTCTAAAAAATGGAGCTCAAGTAATAATAGGTACGCCTGGAAGGTTAATTGATCACATTAAGAGAGGAACATTATTTTTGTCCCAAATTTCAATGCTTGTACTTGATGAAGCTGATGAAATGCTTGATATGGGTTTTATTGAAGATATAGAAACAATTTTGAAATCGATTAAAAACGAAAACAAACAGACTCTCCTATTTTCAGCAACTATGCCAGATCCAATCATGGCACTTACCAAAAAATATATGAAAAATCCAAAAGTTGTCTCAATAAGCAAAGAGCAACTTACAGTACCTTTGACAGATCAGTTTTATTGTGAGGCCAAAGATAAACTTGAAGCCCTTTGTCGTATATTAGAAACAGAAGATATGGACAAAACAATTATATTTTGTAGAACAAAAAAGGGCGTAGATGAATTAGTTGCTTCATTAAATACAAGGGGATACAGCGCCGAAGGTCTACACGGTGATTTGACGCAAGCACAGAGAGATAAAGTAATGAGATCATTTAGAGAGAAAAAATTAGAAGTTCTTGTGGCAACAGACGTAGCGGCAAGAGGGCTTGATATTTCTGACGTTAGCCATGTAATTAATTTTGATATACCTCAAGACCCAGAATCGTACGTTCACAGAATCGGGAGAACAGGGAGAGCAGGTAAATCGGGTATAGCTATTACTTTTATAACCCCCAGGGAGTTTAGACAATTAAGATTGATTGAAAAAGTTATTAGAACGACTATCAAGAGAAAGGAGGTCCCAAGCATTTCAGATCTTTTGGAAAAGCAAAAAGATGAATTGAAGAGTTTAATTTCTAAAATAATCAAACAGGAAAAAATATCGCATTACGTTTCAATAGTCGAAGAAATGACTGAGGAATTTGAACCCGAAAGAATTGCGGCCGCAGCAATTAGGTTATACCAGGAAGGAGAACCAGAAGAAAAACTTGAGGTCGACAAAGAAAGGTTCAAAAAAACAGGAGCAAAAGAAGGTATGACAAGGCTTTTTATAAATATTGGCAAAGAGAAAAATATTTCGAAAGAAGACATTGTAAACTATATATGTGAAGAAGGAGATATGAAGAAGAAAGACATAAAAAATATAAGAATATTAGATAAATTTACTTTCCTAGAAGTGCCAGAAGAAGTATCAGAAAGAATAATTGCAGTATTGCACAAATCAGTTATAAAGGGACATAAAATCCATGCAGAGCCTGCAAGGCCTATAAGGAAAAATGAAAATTTTTAA
- a CDS encoding threonine/serine ThrE exporter family protein, with protein MNNKKVIFPGKNSPEVKFIVELGKAFHKCGFSSYALEERLMEVASKFNIALQVYSSPTGIFLSFEDQDAFTTTILRVEPGILDLEKIALTNEISNRVLENKITAKEGVELLKRVMLKGNRFPFWVIVFSYSAVSAMVSIIMGGGLKELFVSSFLGLITGIIFVISNKLNLTRLLEFVCAASVGALSNILYTAIGPYDQSISIISGLIVLFPGLTLVSGIDEIANRNLVSGTTRLSSAIFVLMFIVFGVALGTNLFFPHENLYILNIKNSTFPLSLQYFATFLAPLTFIAILNARTKDAAVMLVSSLIAQIGLYFGNQITNNQIGIFFASLVLGIFSNTWARFSKGSQYIPLISGLILLVPGIVGYQSLSSFLSKDISEGIMAAFNMSLRAIALVTGLLCSNFMISAYKPKKQN; from the coding sequence ATGAACAATAAAAAAGTTATATTTCCAGGTAAAAATAGCCCTGAAGTTAAATTTATTGTCGAGCTTGGTAAAGCTTTCCACAAATGCGGCTTTTCCTCATATGCTCTCGAAGAAAGGCTTATGGAAGTAGCATCTAAATTTAATATTGCTTTGCAAGTATATTCTTCTCCAACAGGAATTTTTCTATCCTTTGAAGACCAGGATGCTTTTACTACAACCATATTAAGAGTAGAACCAGGCATTCTTGATCTGGAGAAAATTGCATTGACCAATGAAATTTCAAATAGGGTTCTAGAAAATAAAATAACAGCAAAGGAAGGCGTCGAACTTTTGAAAAGGGTGATGTTAAAAGGCAATAGGTTTCCTTTCTGGGTCATTGTATTTTCATACTCTGCTGTTTCTGCGATGGTCTCAATCATTATGGGTGGAGGATTAAAGGAACTTTTTGTGTCAAGTTTTCTTGGACTTATAACTGGAATTATTTTTGTAATTTCTAATAAATTGAACCTCACAAGGTTATTAGAATTTGTCTGTGCAGCATCAGTCGGAGCACTTTCTAATATCTTGTATACAGCAATTGGTCCATATGATCAATCCATATCAATTATCTCCGGATTAATAGTGCTCTTCCCTGGGCTTACTTTAGTATCTGGAATCGATGAAATTGCAAATAGAAATCTTGTATCGGGTACAACAAGGCTTAGCTCTGCAATCTTTGTATTAATGTTTATAGTGTTTGGGGTGGCACTAGGAACAAATTTATTCTTTCCGCACGAAAATTTATATATACTTAATATAAAAAACTCAACTTTTCCATTATCTCTCCAATACTTTGCAACCTTTTTAGCACCACTAACCTTTATTGCTATCCTTAATGCAAGGACAAAGGATGCTGCAGTAATGCTTGTTTCTTCTCTAATTGCTCAAATAGGCCTTTATTTTGGGAATCAAATTACAAACAATCAGATTGGCATTTTTTTTGCATCCTTAGTGCTTGGAATTTTTTCCAATACCTGGGCAAGATTTAGCAAGGGCTCACAGTATATTCCTCTTATATCTGGACTGATTTTGCTTGTACCAGGTATAGTTGGATATCAAAGTCTTTCTTCGTTTTTATCAAAAGATATCAGCGAAGGCATCATGGCAGCTTTTAATATGAGTTTAAGGGCAATTGCATTAGTTACAGGACTGCTTTGCTCAAACTTTATGATTTCAGCTTATAAACCTAAGAAACAAAATTAG
- a CDS encoding serine hydrolase domain-containing protein, translated as MKAIVLAIIFFLIFQNLALSKDLRDINNDLNKVVDSSVNFEGDRRASIYIAYGDKYFSKNFGRGFGNFSEKYDIGGLLRLFIGLGAIKLNEFGKISFGDSILKYLPELKGKYQNNIKISDLLEDHTYLPYSYPYKISSTEDLLNFLVRNVNILRYDELYNRSQISSDILLLIIERSEKISFKDFFDDLFKEFDLNNTGFYDNQKGEEFPISSRFYSSPENIGKFLSSIMTNKKNYEKIFRRFENTPYDQDLYFTPSFISQNITLVDENNVYNKYNLYYQYDDSTSSFVLVIPQKRFAIVFLSNFPISFDKKDYLAKELLKISLKDFLNLDVFDYRSNLSLKKIEDKNDFLSSYKGFFENRKGIIEFHVVDKDLMCNMNKKFYFVKFFNDSSFSLIPLEDNNDYVKNLRFRFTYINGVRYLDLLNFGQNILFAREIEEPKYSDIWKERLGKWISVNKNSLIKDVEIKKFRGFYMLDYIDSEGEKMNLVLMPVSDNSAKLIDFGDLVVNFGSNDQNMSFNFLGDEFIKGN; from the coding sequence ATGAAAGCAATAGTTTTGGCTATAATTTTTTTCTTAATTTTTCAAAATTTAGCACTTTCAAAGGATCTTAGAGATATTAATAATGATTTAAACAAAGTTGTAGATAGTTCAGTTAATTTTGAAGGTGACAGGAGAGCTTCAATTTATATAGCTTATGGTGATAAATATTTTTCAAAAAATTTTGGTAGAGGTTTTGGCAATTTTAGTGAGAAGTATGACATTGGTGGTCTATTAAGATTATTTATTGGACTGGGGGCAATAAAGCTTAACGAATTTGGAAAAATAAGTTTCGGTGATTCAATTTTAAAATATTTGCCTGAATTAAAAGGTAAGTATCAAAATAATATCAAGATATCTGATTTATTAGAAGATCACACTTATCTTCCTTACAGTTATCCTTATAAAATAAGTTCTACAGAGGATTTGTTGAATTTTTTGGTTAGAAATGTAAATATCTTGAGATATGATGAATTATATAATAGATCTCAAATTTCGAGTGACATATTGCTTTTAATTATTGAAAGATCTGAAAAAATTAGCTTTAAAGATTTCTTTGACGATTTGTTTAAAGAATTTGATCTAAATAATACTGGTTTTTACGATAATCAAAAGGGTGAAGAATTTCCAATTTCAAGTAGATTTTATAGCTCTCCAGAAAATATTGGCAAATTTTTATCAAGCATTATGACAAATAAAAAAAATTATGAAAAAATATTTAGAAGATTCGAAAATACTCCCTACGATCAAGACTTATATTTTACTCCCTCATTTATTTCTCAAAATATAACTTTGGTAGATGAAAACAACGTTTATAATAAATACAATTTGTATTATCAGTATGACGATTCAACGAGTTCCTTTGTGCTTGTAATCCCTCAAAAGAGATTTGCTATTGTTTTTCTTTCTAATTTTCCGATTAGTTTTGATAAAAAAGACTATCTAGCAAAGGAACTGTTAAAAATATCACTAAAGGACTTTCTCAATCTTGATGTTTTTGATTATAGATCCAACCTATCTTTAAAAAAGATTGAAGATAAAAATGATTTTTTAAGTTCTTATAAAGGTTTTTTTGAAAACAGGAAAGGAATTATTGAATTTCATGTTGTTGACAAAGATTTAATGTGTAACATGAATAAAAAGTTTTACTTTGTTAAATTTTTTAACGATTCAAGTTTTAGTCTTATTCCACTAGAGGATAATAATGATTATGTTAAGAACTTAAGATTTAGATTTACATATATTAATGGAGTTAGATATCTTGATTTGTTAAATTTTGGGCAAAACATACTTTTTGCGAGAGAAATTGAGGAACCTAAATATAGCGATATCTGGAAAGAGAGGTTGGGCAAATGGATAAGTGTTAATAAAAATAGCCTGATAAAAGATGTTGAAATTAAAAAATTTAGAGGTTTTTATATGCTTGATTATATCGATTCAGAGGGCGAAAAAATGAACCTGGTTTTGATGCCAGTTTCTGATAATAGCGCTAAATTAATTGATTTTGGAGATCTAGTAGTAAATTTTGGATCAAACGATCAAAATATGAGTTTTAATTTTTTAGGAGATGAGTTCATAAAGGGAAACTAA
- a CDS encoding bifunctional 3,4-dihydroxy-2-butanone-4-phosphate synthase/GTP cyclohydrolase II, protein MEDFKFASVEEALDDIKNSKLIIITDDEDRENEGDLFIPAEKVTPEHINFMATYGKGLICLPLTEERLKQLDIEMLESNNPDPFYTAFAMPIDAKNNTTTGISAFDRAQTIRKAIDPNAKPDDFVKPGHVFPLKARKGGVVIRAGHTEAAVDLASMAGLFPAGVICEIMKEDGTMARMPDLIEFSKKHNIKILTIADLIKYRLQSEIWVQRMAEADLPTKYGDFKIYAYRYLMDKSEHVALVKGDVRNKQNVLVRVHSECLTGDVFGSLRCDCGDQLHTAMKMINEEGLGVILYLRQEGRGIGLANKIKAYHLQDTCHLDTVEANIKLGFPPDLREYGMGAMMLKDLGLSTIRILTNNPKKLLGIKGFGLQITERVPIKIDPNPYNKDYLKCKVEKMGHMF, encoded by the coding sequence TTGGAAGATTTCAAATTTGCAAGTGTAGAAGAAGCTCTCGATGATATAAAAAATTCTAAATTAATAATCATTACAGATGACGAAGATAGAGAGAACGAGGGCGATCTATTTATCCCTGCAGAAAAGGTAACACCAGAACACATTAACTTTATGGCAACTTATGGAAAGGGACTTATATGTCTTCCTCTAACTGAAGAAAGGCTCAAACAACTGGATATAGAAATGCTTGAAAGTAATAACCCTGATCCCTTTTATACAGCTTTTGCAATGCCAATTGATGCTAAAAACAATACAACCACTGGCATAAGTGCTTTTGACAGAGCACAAACCATCAGAAAAGCAATAGATCCTAATGCAAAACCTGATGACTTCGTTAAGCCTGGCCACGTCTTCCCACTCAAAGCCAGAAAGGGAGGTGTGGTCATCAGAGCAGGGCATACAGAAGCAGCAGTTGACCTTGCTAGCATGGCAGGATTATTCCCAGCAGGGGTGATATGTGAAATTATGAAAGAAGATGGAACAATGGCAAGGATGCCAGATCTTATTGAATTTTCCAAAAAACACAATATAAAAATTTTAACTATTGCAGATCTTATAAAATATAGATTACAAAGCGAAATATGGGTTCAGAGAATGGCTGAAGCAGATTTACCAACCAAATATGGTGACTTCAAAATATACGCTTATAGATACTTAATGGACAAAAGCGAACACGTTGCTCTTGTAAAGGGTGACGTCAGAAACAAACAAAACGTTCTTGTAAGAGTTCATTCAGAGTGCCTTACAGGGGACGTTTTCGGATCTCTAAGATGCGATTGCGGTGACCAACTGCACACTGCTATGAAAATGATAAACGAAGAAGGATTAGGAGTGATTCTCTATCTTAGGCAAGAAGGAAGAGGCATTGGTCTTGCTAATAAAATTAAAGCATATCACCTTCAAGACACCTGTCATTTAGATACAGTCGAAGCAAATATAAAGCTTGGTTTCCCTCCAGATCTAAGAGAATATGGAATGGGGGCAATGATGCTGAAGGACTTGGGCCTCTCAACTATAAGAATTCTTACTAATAACCCCAAAAAATTGCTTGGCATAAAGGGTTTTGGGCTTCAGATAACTGAAAGAGTACCTATAAAAATCGATCCTAATCCTTACAACAAAGACTATCTAAAGTGCAAAGTTGAAAAAATGGGACATATGTTTTAA
- the ribE gene encoding 6,7-dimethyl-8-ribityllumazine synthase: MQIFEGKLSAKDLKIGIVVSRFNSIVTSRLLDGALDCLNRHECQDKNISIYYVPGAWEIPLALKKLSKSGKFDGIIALGAVIRGETPHFDYVAAETSKGVALVSLEQEIPISFGILTTDTMEQAFDRAGGKAGNKGFDCALSLIETIQLLKITTVKE, from the coding sequence ATGCAAATATTCGAAGGAAAGCTTAGCGCTAAAGACCTTAAAATAGGCATTGTTGTGAGTAGATTTAATAGCATAGTTACTTCCAGACTCTTAGATGGTGCCCTTGACTGTCTCAATAGACATGAATGTCAGGATAAAAATATAAGCATATACTATGTGCCTGGCGCATGGGAAATCCCTCTTGCTCTAAAAAAATTATCCAAATCAGGAAAATTTGATGGCATTATAGCCCTTGGCGCTGTAATCAGGGGAGAGACTCCTCATTTTGACTATGTAGCTGCAGAAACGTCAAAGGGTGTTGCGTTAGTTTCACTTGAACAAGAAATTCCCATATCATTTGGTATACTAACAACAGACACTATGGAACAAGCCTTTGACAGAGCTGGTGGAAAAGCTGGTAACAAAGGTTTTGATTGCGCATTATCTCTAATTGAAACAATCCAGTTACTAAAGATCACAACCGTCAAAGAGTAA